A DNA window from Terriglobales bacterium contains the following coding sequences:
- a CDS encoding DedA family protein produces the protein MAQWLFELLRGYFQEWGYWTVVVALLLENAGVPVPGETILLFASFLAYSEQELRLPYIILFGTLACTVGDNIGYAIGYRGGRPLLERHKHIFRIPDRTIRRGEGLFARYGSVTIFFARFVFGMRIIAGPMAGVLRMPWKQFAVFNFLGAATWVTVISLVGFLFGSEWNQLMRILRRFNLGVLVLFVVVALVLWLRHRIASAEIDPPR, from the coding sequence ATGGCACAGTGGTTGTTCGAGCTGCTGCGCGGGTATTTCCAGGAGTGGGGCTACTGGACTGTCGTCGTCGCCCTGCTGCTGGAGAACGCCGGTGTGCCCGTTCCCGGCGAGACCATTCTCCTGTTTGCCAGCTTTCTGGCCTACTCGGAGCAGGAACTCCGACTGCCTTACATCATCCTCTTCGGCACCCTCGCCTGCACGGTGGGTGACAACATCGGCTACGCCATCGGATATCGCGGCGGCCGGCCCTTGCTGGAGCGCCACAAGCACATTTTCCGCATTCCCGACCGCACCATTCGCCGCGGCGAGGGCCTGTTCGCCCGCTACGGCAGCGTCACCATTTTCTTTGCCCGCTTCGTTTTCGGCATGCGCATCATCGCCGGACCGATGGCCGGCGTCCTGCGGATGCCCTGGAAGCAGTTCGCGGTGTTCAACTTCCTGGGAGCTGCGACCTGGGTCACCGTGATCTCTCTGGTCGGCTTTCTCTTCGGCAGCGAATGGAACCAATTGATGCGGATCCTCCGGCGCTTCAATCTCGGCGTGCTGGTTCTGTTTGTGGTCGTGGCCCTGGTCTTGTGGTTGCGCCACCGAATCGCGAGCGCAGAGATCGACCCCCCGCGCTGA
- a CDS encoding alpha/beta fold hydrolase has product MVTSAPEPAAPPLPAGVREAWDESCGHRMRYLTAGEGRPLLLLHGLMGYSFSWRFNLAELARHATVYAVDLLGMGFSERCDVDYSLRAQAQRLEGFLNQLKIGEFDLLGTSHGGAVAMLLATLDPRRVRRMVLSAPANPWSPYGRWLAPFLSHFPGRLALPWIVRSRVLRWYGIRWRMYGDRRRISPGTFEGYSAAAEVPGTAAYVHRILEHWIDDLDEVQRELPRISKIPTLLVWGTRDRPVPFASAEVLRQRFENAGLVVFEGVGHLPYEEVPDAFNRAVIDFLTR; this is encoded by the coding sequence ATGGTGACCTCTGCGCCTGAACCCGCCGCGCCGCCACTACCCGCCGGCGTGCGCGAAGCTTGGGACGAGAGCTGCGGCCACCGCATGCGGTACCTGACGGCGGGGGAGGGACGCCCTCTCCTCTTGCTCCACGGTCTCATGGGGTATTCGTTCTCCTGGCGCTTCAACCTGGCGGAACTCGCACGCCACGCCACGGTGTACGCCGTGGACCTGTTGGGGATGGGCTTCTCCGAGCGCTGTGACGTGGACTACTCCCTGCGCGCCCAGGCACAGCGCCTGGAGGGGTTCCTCAACCAGTTGAAGATCGGAGAGTTCGACCTGCTGGGCACGTCGCATGGCGGCGCGGTGGCCATGCTGTTGGCCACCCTCGACCCACGGCGGGTCCGACGCATGGTGCTCTCTGCTCCGGCAAATCCCTGGTCGCCCTACGGCCGCTGGCTGGCCCCCTTTCTGAGCCATTTTCCAGGCAGGCTGGCCCTCCCATGGATAGTTCGTTCCCGAGTTCTTCGCTGGTACGGGATACGCTGGCGTATGTACGGCGATCGGCGCCGCATCTCGCCCGGGACTTTCGAAGGCTACTCGGCGGCGGCAGAAGTGCCCGGCACGGCTGCGTATGTGCACCGCATCCTGGAGCACTGGATCGACGACCTCGATGAGGTGCAGCGCGAATTGCCCCGCATCTCCAAGATTCCGACGCTCCTCGTCTGGGGGACGCGCGACCGTCCGGTGCCCTTTGCCTCGGCCGAGGTGCTCCGCCAGCGATTTGAGAATGCCGGATTGGTCGTGTTCGAGGGGGTGGGGCACTTGCCCTACGAGGAGGTCCCCGACGCATTCAATCGCGCCGTGATCGACTTCCTCACTCGTTGA